The following proteins are co-located in the Cupriavidus pauculus genome:
- a CDS encoding alpha/beta hydrolase has product MDQPVMATHPSDTAPAAPAAVESRQRMRDGTELLLRTWLPDPQRYPAPLGTVLLVHGLAEHSGRYAHVAAALLALGLRVRAYDHRGHGASGGPRMVVPGPDSYLDDLAEIHDAAVRQWHELPILLGHSMGGLVAARFATARVRPIRALILSSPALALKISNSMLTMHRVLLALAPNIRVPNPIDARLLSHDVEVARAYRTDPVVQGTISACVLESMICGMAQAQADAPRLEAPMLMLVGGADRIVDPQGSRTFFASTPEDLREMVWFDTGYHEIFNEAEPLRGEVLAALTDWLRRHLEAPAKP; this is encoded by the coding sequence ATGGATCAACCTGTGATGGCCACGCACCCGTCCGATACCGCCCCGGCCGCGCCCGCCGCCGTGGAGTCGCGCCAGCGCATGCGCGACGGCACCGAACTGCTGCTGCGCACCTGGCTGCCCGATCCGCAGCGCTATCCGGCGCCGCTCGGTACGGTGCTGCTGGTGCACGGACTGGCCGAGCACAGCGGGCGCTACGCCCACGTGGCGGCGGCGCTGCTGGCGCTGGGCCTGCGCGTGCGCGCCTACGACCATCGCGGCCATGGCGCCAGCGGCGGCCCGCGCATGGTGGTGCCGGGCCCGGACAGCTATCTCGACGATCTGGCTGAAATCCACGACGCGGCGGTGCGGCAGTGGCACGAATTGCCGATCCTGCTGGGCCACAGCATGGGCGGGCTGGTGGCGGCACGCTTTGCCACGGCGCGCGTGCGGCCGATCCGGGCGCTGATCCTCTCGTCGCCGGCGCTGGCGCTGAAGATTTCCAATAGTATGCTCACGATGCATCGTGTTTTGCTGGCGTTGGCGCCAAATATTCGTGTGCCGAATCCCATCGACGCACGGCTGCTGTCGCACGACGTGGAAGTGGCGCGCGCCTATCGCACCGACCCGGTCGTGCAGGGCACGATCAGCGCCTGCGTGCTGGAGTCGATGATCTGCGGCATGGCGCAGGCCCAGGCCGACGCGCCACGGCTGGAGGCGCCGATGCTGATGCTGGTGGGCGGCGCGGACCGCATCGTCGACCCGCAGGGCAGCCGCACCTTCTTTGCCAGCACGCCCGAGGACCTGCGCGAGATGGTCTGGTTCGACACCGGCTACCACGAGATATTCAATGAGGCCGAGCCGCTGCGTGGTGAGGTGCTTGCGGCACTGACCGACTGGCTGCGGCGCCACCTGGAGGCTCCGGCAAAGCCCTGA
- a CDS encoding heavy-metal-associated domain-containing protein, translating to MIQFQVEGMSCNHCVGAITRAVQAVDPAAQVSADVPSQSVKVESAADRHALQQAIETAGYPVKSAA from the coding sequence ATGATCCAGTTCCAGGTCGAAGGCATGTCCTGCAATCACTGCGTCGGCGCCATCACGCGCGCGGTGCAGGCGGTGGACCCGGCCGCACAGGTTTCGGCCGACGTGCCGTCGCAGTCGGTCAAGGTCGAATCGGCGGCCGACCGCCACGCGCTGCAACAGGCCATCGAGACAGCCGGCTACCCGGTCAAGTCGGCGGCATGA
- a CDS encoding heavy metal translocating P-type ATPase, translating into MSTSASTLQSAPAAAEPLAEWRLPVEGMTCASCVRRVETALAKVPGVQDVAVNLATEQATLHARDGAALAAAAQAVADAGYDVPRDEVELDIADMTCASCVGRVERALSAVPGVQAAQVNLATERATVTVLRGTADVAQLAAAVTRAGYGARPVVDPAAPGQGEAPARVDFWSGPWPVGIAAALSLPLVAPMVLAWFGIHAMLPGWVQWVLATPVQFVFGWRFYKAGYKAVRAGAGNMDLLVALGTSAAYALSVWQLLQAGDAMPHLYFESAAVVITLVRLGKWLEVRAKRQTADAIRALAALRPDTARVRRDGVEHTVPMADVRVGDAIVVRPGERIPVDAEVVEGTSHADESMLTGESVPVPKQPGDRLTGGAINFEGLLVARTVAVGAETVLARIIRMVEHAQAAKAPIQRMVDRVSAVFVPVVLGIALVTLLGWGVVAGDWSQALLNAVAVLVIACPCALGLATPTAIMAGTGAGARAGILIKDAEALEVAHRVSVVAFDKTGTLTVGKPEVVALHAADGDEAGLLARLAALQAGSEHPLARAVVALAAARGVAAPVASDVRALPGRGIAGIVDGQPLQLGSEALRVSLDAPAGPLQAQADRLRGEGRTVSWLVDPARHVVLGLVAFGDALKPGAAAAIARLRAAGIHTVMLTGDNAGAAAHVAQALGLDDVQAEVLPQDKAARVTALRRDGAAVVAMVGDGINDAPALAAADVGIAMSTGTDVAMHAAGITLMRGDPALVADALAVSHRTVRKIRQNLFWAFIYNVIGIPLAVAGLLNPVVAGAAMAFSSVSVVGNALLLRRWHPADTRETR; encoded by the coding sequence ATGTCGACTTCCGCATCCACCCTGCAATCCGCCCCCGCCGCGGCCGAACCGCTTGCCGAATGGCGCCTGCCTGTCGAGGGCATGACCTGCGCGTCGTGCGTGCGCCGCGTGGAAACCGCGCTGGCCAAGGTGCCCGGCGTGCAAGACGTGGCCGTCAACCTGGCCACCGAGCAGGCCACGCTGCACGCCCGTGACGGCGCCGCGCTGGCGGCAGCGGCCCAGGCCGTGGCCGACGCCGGCTACGACGTGCCGCGCGACGAGGTGGAACTGGACATCGCCGACATGACCTGCGCGTCGTGTGTGGGCCGCGTGGAGCGCGCGCTGAGCGCCGTGCCCGGCGTGCAGGCGGCCCAGGTCAACCTGGCGACCGAACGGGCGACCGTCACGGTCCTGCGCGGCACGGCCGATGTGGCCCAGTTGGCGGCGGCGGTGACGCGCGCCGGATACGGCGCCCGGCCCGTGGTGGACCCGGCCGCGCCGGGGCAGGGCGAGGCGCCAGCGCGTGTCGATTTCTGGTCGGGGCCGTGGCCGGTGGGCATCGCCGCGGCGCTGTCGCTGCCGCTGGTGGCGCCGATGGTGCTCGCTTGGTTCGGCATCCACGCCATGCTGCCCGGCTGGGTACAGTGGGTGCTGGCCACGCCGGTGCAGTTCGTGTTCGGCTGGCGTTTCTACAAGGCCGGCTACAAGGCCGTGCGGGCCGGCGCGGGCAACATGGACCTGCTCGTGGCGCTGGGTACGTCGGCGGCGTACGCGCTGTCGGTCTGGCAACTGCTGCAGGCCGGCGACGCCATGCCGCATCTCTATTTCGAAAGCGCCGCCGTGGTCATCACGCTGGTGCGGCTTGGCAAATGGCTCGAAGTCCGCGCCAAGCGCCAGACCGCCGACGCCATCCGCGCGCTCGCCGCGCTGCGGCCCGATACCGCGCGGGTTCGTCGCGATGGTGTGGAACACACGGTGCCGATGGCCGACGTGCGCGTGGGCGACGCCATCGTCGTACGGCCCGGCGAGCGGATTCCGGTCGATGCGGAAGTGGTGGAGGGCACCAGCCACGCCGACGAATCGATGCTGACCGGCGAATCGGTGCCGGTGCCCAAGCAGCCGGGCGATCGGCTGACCGGTGGCGCCATCAATTTCGAAGGGCTGCTGGTGGCGCGCACCGTGGCCGTGGGCGCCGAGACGGTGCTGGCGCGGATCATCCGCATGGTGGAGCACGCGCAGGCCGCCAAGGCGCCGATCCAGCGCATGGTGGACCGTGTCAGCGCCGTGTTCGTGCCGGTGGTGCTGGGCATCGCGCTGGTCACGCTGCTGGGCTGGGGCGTGGTGGCGGGCGACTGGAGCCAGGCGCTGCTCAACGCCGTGGCCGTGCTGGTGATTGCCTGCCCGTGCGCGCTGGGGCTGGCCACGCCGACGGCGATCATGGCCGGTACTGGGGCCGGCGCGCGCGCCGGCATCCTGATCAAGGACGCCGAGGCGCTGGAAGTGGCGCATCGCGTGTCGGTGGTGGCGTTCGACAAGACCGGCACGCTGACCGTGGGCAAGCCCGAGGTCGTCGCGCTGCACGCGGCGGATGGCGACGAGGCCGGCCTGCTGGCGCGGCTGGCGGCGCTGCAGGCGGGCAGCGAGCATCCGCTGGCGCGCGCCGTGGTGGCGCTGGCCGCCGCGCGCGGCGTGGCGGCGCCGGTTGCCAGCGACGTGCGCGCGCTGCCGGGCCGTGGCATCGCCGGTATCGTCGACGGACAGCCGCTGCAGCTTGGCAGCGAGGCGCTGCGCGTGTCGCTGGACGCGCCGGCCGGGCCGCTGCAGGCCCAGGCCGACCGCCTGCGCGGCGAGGGGCGCACCGTGTCGTGGCTGGTCGATCCGGCTCGGCACGTGGTGCTGGGCCTCGTGGCGTTTGGCGATGCGCTGAAGCCCGGCGCGGCGGCCGCCATCGCCCGGCTGCGCGCGGCCGGCATCCACACCGTCATGCTGACCGGCGACAACGCCGGGGCGGCGGCGCATGTGGCCCAGGCGCTGGGCCTGGACGACGTGCAGGCCGAGGTGCTGCCGCAGGACAAGGCGGCGCGCGTCACGGCGCTGCGGCGCGATGGCGCGGCCGTGGTGGCGATGGTGGGCGACGGCATCAACGACGCCCCGGCGCTGGCGGCGGCCGACGTCGGCATCGCCATGTCCACCGGTACCGACGTGGCGATGCACGCGGCCGGCATCACGCTGATGCGCGGCGACCCGGCGCTGGTGGCCGACGCGCTGGCCGTGTCGCACCGGACCGTGCGCAAGATCCGCCAGAACCTGTTCTGGGCCTTCATCTACAACGTGATCGGCATTCCGCTGGCGGTGGCCGGCCTGCTTAACCCCGTGGTGGCCGGCGCCGCCATGGCGTTTTCCAGCGTCAGCGTGGTCGGCAACGCGCTGCTGCTGCGGCGCTGGCACCCGGCGGACACCAGGGAGACGCGATGA
- a CDS encoding OmpW/AlkL family protein — protein sequence MKKIYKKMLMAGAAMALAGAAQAQSAGSNIVSLGWMRVMPTGDSQFLTIDSIAGRPTGGVQRPNTGASIDTADTAGLTFAHFFTDNISAEFVLGIPPKHDVSGDRDYAKYGKLGEVRQWSPAIVAKWHFFDAKTKFRPYVGIGVNYTWFTSETVTNQGFVNAEFAPGARMSATASSSWNPVFNVGANYAINEKWFVGFSVSYVPISSTAHFTTTLPNGAKVESHTKIKIDPVVTFLNVGYKF from the coding sequence ATGAAAAAGATCTATAAGAAGATGCTGATGGCGGGCGCCGCCATGGCACTGGCTGGCGCCGCACAGGCCCAGTCCGCGGGCAGCAACATCGTGAGCCTGGGGTGGATGCGGGTGATGCCCACCGGCGATTCGCAATTCCTGACGATCGACTCGATCGCGGGCCGCCCCACCGGCGGCGTGCAGCGTCCCAACACGGGCGCGTCGATCGACACGGCCGACACGGCCGGCCTGACGTTCGCGCATTTCTTCACCGACAACATCTCGGCCGAGTTCGTGCTGGGCATTCCGCCGAAGCACGACGTGAGCGGCGACCGCGACTACGCCAAGTACGGCAAGCTGGGCGAAGTGCGTCAGTGGAGCCCGGCCATCGTCGCCAAGTGGCATTTCTTCGACGCCAAGACCAAGTTCCGCCCGTACGTGGGCATCGGCGTGAACTACACGTGGTTCACGAGCGAAACCGTGACCAACCAGGGCTTTGTGAACGCGGAATTCGCGCCGGGCGCACGGATGTCGGCCACGGCCAGCTCGTCGTGGAACCCGGTGTTCAACGTCGGCGCCAACTACGCCATCAACGAGAAGTGGTTCGTCGGTTTCTCGGTGTCGTACGTGCCGATCTCCAGCACGGCCCACTTCACGACCACGCTGCCGAACGGCGCCAAGGTCGAATCGCACACCAAGATCAAGATCGATCCGGTGGTCACGTTCCTGAACGTCGGCTACAAGTTCTGA
- a CDS encoding GMC family oxidoreductase: METYDYIIVGGGSAGCVLANRLTQDADVNVLLLEAGGKDDYHWIHIPVGYLYCIGNPRTDWLYRTVEEAGLNGRSLGYPRGRVLGGCSSINGMIYMRGQREDYDDWARIAGDDGWRWDNVLPLFKRSEDHYRGANAYHGAGGEWRVEAQRLRWDILERFIDAAEQAGIPRTDDFNRGDNFGVGYFEVNQRRGIRWNTAKAFLRKAAERPNLTIVTGAQVSGLVFDTPDGRRCTGVQYVGGGQPLEARATEEVILAAGAINSPQLLELSGIGQPERLQALGIRVRHALRGVGENLQDHLQLRTVVKVQGVRTLNTRASKWWGKLGIGLQYAFNQSGPMSMAPSQLGAFARSDEGQARPNVEYHVQPLSLDKFGDPLHAFNAFTASVCNLRPTSRGSVHIDDADFRRAPRIAPNYLSTDADRKVAADSIRLTRRIVASPALAPYQPSEWLPGAAFQTDEQLAEAAGAIGTTIFHPVGTCRMGAADDADAVVDSRLRVRGIAGLRVVDASVMPLITSGNTNSPTIMIAERASDMIRADRKARASGAANAPEIVAPVSA; the protein is encoded by the coding sequence ATGGAGACGTACGACTACATCATCGTGGGCGGAGGCTCGGCCGGCTGCGTGCTGGCCAACCGCCTGACGCAGGACGCCGATGTCAACGTGCTGCTGCTGGAAGCGGGCGGCAAGGACGACTACCACTGGATCCACATCCCGGTCGGCTATCTCTACTGCATTGGCAATCCGCGCACCGACTGGCTCTACCGCACGGTCGAGGAAGCGGGCCTGAACGGCCGCTCGCTGGGCTACCCGCGCGGGCGCGTGCTGGGCGGGTGCTCGTCGATCAACGGCATGATCTACATGCGCGGCCAGCGCGAGGACTACGACGACTGGGCGCGCATTGCCGGTGACGACGGCTGGCGCTGGGACAACGTGCTGCCGCTGTTCAAGCGCAGCGAGGACCACTACCGCGGCGCCAACGCGTACCACGGCGCGGGCGGCGAATGGCGCGTGGAGGCGCAGCGGCTGCGCTGGGACATCCTGGAGCGCTTCATCGACGCCGCCGAGCAGGCCGGCATTCCGCGCACCGACGACTTCAACCGGGGCGACAACTTCGGCGTGGGCTATTTCGAGGTGAACCAGCGGCGCGGCATCCGCTGGAACACGGCCAAGGCGTTCCTGCGCAAGGCTGCCGAGCGGCCCAACCTGACCATCGTGACCGGCGCGCAGGTCAGCGGGCTGGTGTTCGACACGCCCGACGGCCGCCGCTGCACCGGCGTGCAGTACGTGGGCGGCGGCCAGCCGCTGGAGGCGCGCGCCACCGAGGAAGTCATCCTGGCGGCCGGCGCCATCAATTCGCCGCAGTTGCTGGAGCTGTCCGGCATCGGCCAGCCCGAGCGGCTGCAGGCGCTGGGCATCCGCGTGCGCCATGCGCTGCGCGGCGTCGGCGAGAACCTGCAGGACCACCTGCAGCTGCGCACCGTGGTCAAGGTGCAGGGCGTGCGGACGCTGAACACGCGCGCGTCGAAGTGGTGGGGCAAGCTCGGCATCGGGCTGCAGTACGCGTTCAACCAGAGCGGGCCGATGAGCATGGCGCCGTCGCAGCTTGGCGCGTTCGCGCGCAGCGACGAGGGCCAGGCGCGTCCCAATGTCGAATATCACGTGCAGCCGCTGTCGCTGGACAAGTTCGGCGATCCGCTGCACGCGTTCAACGCGTTCACGGCCAGCGTCTGCAACCTGCGGCCCACGTCGCGCGGCAGTGTCCATATCGACGATGCCGACTTCCGGCGCGCGCCACGCATCGCGCCGAACTACCTGTCCACGGACGCGGACCGCAAGGTCGCGGCCGACTCGATCCGGCTCACGCGGCGCATCGTCGCCTCGCCGGCGCTGGCGCCGTACCAGCCGTCCGAATGGCTGCCCGGCGCCGCGTTCCAGACCGACGAGCAGCTGGCCGAGGCGGCCGGCGCGATCGGCACGACGATCTTCCACCCGGTGGGCACCTGCCGCATGGGGGCCGCCGATGACGCCGACGCAGTGGTCGACAGCCGCCTGCGCGTGCGCGGCATTGCCGGGCTGCGCGTGGTGGATGCGTCGGTCATGCCGCTGATCACGTCGGGCAATACCAACTCGCCCACGATCATGATCGCGGAGCGCGCCAGCGACATGATTCGCGCCGACCGCAAGGCGCGCGCGAGCGGTGCAGCAAATGCGCCCGAAATCGTCGCGCCGGTGTCGGCATAG
- the cueR gene encoding Cu(I)-responsive transcriptional regulator yields MNIGEAADASGVSAKMIRHYESIGLVAAPPRTEGGYRRYDDRAVHTLRFVRRARNLGFSLDEIRNLLSLWQDRGRASADVKALTLRHVADLEVKIAELAAMRDTLRALAEACSGDDRPDCPILSDMASDCPSCHR; encoded by the coding sequence ATGAATATCGGCGAAGCGGCGGACGCCTCGGGCGTGTCCGCGAAGATGATCCGGCACTACGAATCGATCGGGCTGGTGGCGGCGCCGCCGCGCACCGAGGGCGGCTACCGGCGCTACGACGACCGGGCGGTGCACACCTTGCGCTTCGTGCGGCGCGCCCGTAATCTCGGCTTCTCGCTCGACGAGATCCGCAACCTGCTGTCGCTCTGGCAGGACCGCGGCCGGGCCAGCGCGGACGTGAAGGCGCTGACGCTGCGGCACGTGGCGGACCTGGAAGTGAAGATTGCCGAACTGGCCGCGATGCGCGACACGCTGCGCGCGCTGGCCGAGGCGTGCAGCGGCGACGACCGGCCCGACTGCCCGATCCTGTCGGACATGGCGTCGGACTGTCCGTCCTGCCACCGCTAG
- the pbpC gene encoding penicillin-binding protein 1C, translated as MKRGTWALAGVLLLWAAVAQAVPTFREVRGNWRSADIVVTDRHGQPVARVRDDFQARRGDWVTLADTSPALRTAIVLSEDRRFYAHSGVDWQGVAAAAWANLWNTRTRGASTLTMQLAGLLDDDLRARGGRSFGQKVGQAISASSLERGWSKDQILEAYLNLVPYRGELVGLSAMSQTLFGKVPSGLDARESAVAVALVRSPNASAQQVARRACGILREMRQPRECDGLDGFTALVLAKSTRAGADSMHARRDANLAPHLARLLVTRARAAAPAGTAPPARIVSTLDAAMQRVAADSLARHLRELAGRNVEDGAVVVIDNASGDVVAYVGSSGALSAAAEVDHAAALRQAGSTLKPFLYEQAIEERRLTAASLLDDRPVNLPTGGGLYIPQNYDHRYAGWVSLRAALGSSLNVPAVRTLVMVTPHRFHRRLVSLGLPLTQSGDYYGYSLALGSADVSLLSLTNAYRSFANAGTYAPPRMAMDAPRPASRAVMSPAAAYVIGDVLADRHARARTFGLDSPLTTRFWTAVKTGTSKDMRDNWCVGWSQRYTVGVWVGNASGAAMHDVSGVSGAAPVWHEVMEALHRGTPSRAPAMPGGVERITLQFEDGLEPAREEVFLAGTTMQRVGVGKPGKSQGTPAIASPADGTIFALDPDIPPAAQRVWFHADGLTGQTADAVSWRLNGQPLGKGGQVAWLPWPGRHRVALVDARGQVVHEIGIEVRGATVRDGVAPKAAVQKVSAPRAPVR; from the coding sequence ATGAAGCGAGGCACCTGGGCACTGGCGGGCGTGCTGCTGCTGTGGGCGGCGGTGGCCCAGGCCGTGCCCACGTTCCGCGAGGTGCGCGGCAACTGGCGCAGCGCGGACATCGTCGTGACCGACCGGCACGGGCAGCCCGTGGCACGCGTGCGCGACGACTTCCAGGCACGGCGCGGCGACTGGGTGACGCTGGCCGATACATCGCCCGCGCTGCGCACCGCCATCGTGCTGTCCGAGGACCGGCGCTTCTACGCGCACAGCGGCGTGGACTGGCAGGGCGTGGCCGCTGCGGCGTGGGCCAACCTCTGGAACACGCGCACGCGCGGCGCGTCGACGCTGACGATGCAGTTGGCCGGGCTGCTCGACGACGACCTGCGCGCCCGTGGCGGGCGCAGCTTCGGGCAGAAGGTGGGGCAGGCCATCAGTGCGTCGTCGCTGGAACGCGGCTGGAGCAAGGACCAGATCCTCGAAGCCTATCTGAACCTCGTGCCGTACCGCGGCGAACTGGTGGGGCTGTCGGCGATGTCGCAGACGCTGTTCGGCAAGGTGCCGAGCGGTCTCGATGCCCGCGAGTCGGCGGTGGCCGTGGCGCTGGTGCGCAGTCCGAATGCGTCGGCGCAGCAGGTGGCCCGCCGGGCATGCGGCATCCTGCGCGAGATGCGGCAGCCGCGCGAGTGCGACGGGCTCGACGGCTTCACCGCGCTGGTGCTGGCGAAGTCGACCCGGGCGGGCGCCGACAGCATGCACGCGCGCCGCGACGCCAACCTTGCGCCGCATCTGGCACGGCTGCTGGTGACGCGCGCCCGGGCGGCCGCGCCGGCTGGCACGGCCCCGCCGGCGCGCATCGTGTCGACGTTGGACGCGGCCATGCAGCGCGTGGCCGCCGACAGCCTGGCGCGCCACCTGCGCGAACTGGCCGGGCGCAATGTCGAGGACGGCGCCGTGGTGGTCATCGACAACGCCAGTGGCGACGTGGTGGCCTATGTCGGCTCGTCGGGCGCGCTGTCGGCGGCGGCGGAAGTGGACCACGCGGCGGCACTGCGGCAGGCCGGATCGACGCTGAAACCGTTTCTCTACGAGCAGGCGATTGAGGAGCGGCGGCTGACGGCGGCGTCGCTGCTGGACGACCGGCCGGTGAACCTGCCCACCGGCGGCGGCCTCTACATTCCGCAGAACTACGATCATCGCTACGCGGGCTGGGTCAGCCTGCGCGCGGCGTTGGGGTCGTCGCTGAACGTGCCGGCCGTGCGCACGCTCGTGATGGTCACGCCGCACCGCTTTCATCGGCGGCTGGTGTCGCTGGGCCTGCCGCTGACGCAGTCGGGCGACTACTACGGCTACAGCCTCGCGCTGGGCAGCGCCGATGTGTCGCTGCTGTCGCTGACCAACGCTTATCGCAGTTTCGCCAATGCGGGCACTTATGCACCGCCGCGCATGGCGATGGATGCGCCGCGGCCGGCGTCGCGCGCGGTGATGTCGCCGGCGGCGGCGTACGTAATTGGCGACGTGCTGGCCGATCGCCATGCCCGGGCGCGGACGTTCGGGCTCGACAGTCCGCTGACCACGCGCTTCTGGACCGCCGTGAAGACCGGCACCAGCAAGGACATGCGCGACAACTGGTGCGTCGGCTGGTCGCAGCGGTACACGGTAGGCGTGTGGGTCGGCAACGCCAGCGGCGCGGCCATGCACGACGTGTCGGGCGTCTCTGGCGCGGCGCCGGTGTGGCACGAGGTCATGGAGGCGCTGCATCGCGGCACGCCGAGCCGGGCGCCGGCCATGCCCGGTGGCGTGGAGCGCATCACGCTGCAGTTCGAGGACGGCCTGGAGCCGGCGCGCGAGGAAGTGTTCCTGGCCGGCACGACGATGCAGCGCGTGGGCGTGGGCAAGCCCGGCAAGTCGCAGGGCACGCCAGCCATCGCCAGCCCCGCCGACGGGACGATCTTCGCGCTTGATCCCGACATTCCGCCGGCGGCGCAGCGCGTGTGGTTCCACGCCGACGGGCTGACCGGCCAGACCGCCGACGCCGTGAGCTGGCGCCTGAACGGCCAGCCGCTGGGCAAGGGCGGGCAGGTGGCGTGGCTGCCGTGGCCTGGGCGCCATCGCGTGGCGCTGGTGGACGCGCGCGGGCAGGTGGTGCACGAGATCGGCATCGAGGTGCGCGGCGCCACGGTGCGCGACGGGGTGGCGCCGAAGGCGGCCGTGCAGAAGGTGTCGGCGCCGCGCGCGCCGGTGCGCTGA
- a CDS encoding lysoplasmalogenase: MRMPPRVREWWFAGVLAGVTYGVLLFQVSLELPAGTPLTGQIAYQPVWKTAMALLLARAAWFHRPRPERRWLVTALVFSGLGDFLLAMPGLKISFIGGLGAFLMAHLAYLRLFVPLGADLRPHRLVGCGLVIGAAGALLGRFWPNLGPLTWPVVAYIGVLAAMACAALLARLPTPLAAIGALCFVMSDALIGTARFLSPFDTYQLGIWWTYAIAQVLLVAGVVAGRGE, from the coding sequence ATGCGGATGCCCCCGCGCGTGCGCGAATGGTGGTTCGCCGGTGTGCTGGCCGGCGTGACCTACGGCGTGCTGCTGTTCCAGGTGTCGCTCGAACTGCCGGCCGGCACGCCGCTGACCGGCCAGATTGCCTACCAGCCGGTGTGGAAGACGGCGATGGCGCTGCTCCTGGCGCGCGCGGCGTGGTTCCACCGGCCCCGGCCCGAGCGGCGCTGGCTGGTGACCGCGCTGGTGTTCTCGGGCCTGGGCGACTTCCTGCTGGCGATGCCGGGCCTGAAGATCTCGTTCATCGGCGGGCTGGGCGCCTTCCTGATGGCGCACCTGGCCTACCTGCGGCTGTTCGTGCCGCTCGGGGCCGACCTGCGGCCGCACCGGCTGGTTGGCTGCGGGCTGGTGATCGGCGCGGCGGGTGCGCTGCTGGGCCGCTTCTGGCCGAACCTGGGCCCGCTGACGTGGCCCGTGGTGGCCTACATCGGCGTGCTGGCGGCCATGGCCTGCGCGGCGCTGCTGGCGCGGCTGCCCACGCCGCTGGCGGCCATCGGGGCGCTGTGCTTCGTGATGTCCGATGCGCTGATCGGCACGGCGCGCTTCCTGTCGCCGTTCGACACGTACCAGCTTGGCATCTGGTGGACCTATGCCATCGCGCAGGTGCTGCTGGTGGCGGGCGTGGTGGCGGGGCGCGGCGAGTGA
- a CDS encoding delta(1)-pyrroline-2-carboxylate reductase family protein, which yields MTAQLPTLDAASTAARLPYPELALAIASMLGELRDGTAMAPPRIALPVGDAAQGQGTLLVMPACNRDIVMTKNITVHPDNPSRGLPNILGEVLVADAHTGQRVAMLDGPTVTGRRTAAVSLLAAQSFAPDPAGELLIVGAGVQAQTHLEAFIAGLPVRKVWLQSRTRDKAEALAAQARLLGVAAEVVDGVAAVLPRVSMVVTVTSSRSPVLPDLDSGLWSDRHFVAAVGAFRPDMCELPPQLCRTASAAGRLLADTLFGIEDEAGDLLQAGIDWQTVQPFETAILQADALRARAGSPLVFKSVGYALWDLAACILASGR from the coding sequence ATGACTGCCCAGTTGCCAACCCTCGATGCCGCCTCCACGGCGGCCCGCCTGCCGTATCCCGAACTGGCTCTGGCCATTGCGTCGATGCTCGGCGAACTGCGCGACGGCACGGCCATGGCGCCGCCGCGCATCGCACTGCCGGTGGGCGACGCCGCGCAGGGGCAGGGCACGCTGCTGGTGATGCCGGCCTGCAACCGCGACATCGTGATGACCAAGAACATCACGGTCCATCCGGACAACCCGTCGCGTGGCCTGCCCAACATCCTGGGCGAAGTGCTGGTGGCCGACGCCCATACCGGCCAGCGCGTGGCGATGCTGGACGGCCCGACCGTCACGGGCCGGCGCACCGCCGCCGTGTCGCTGCTGGCCGCGCAGTCGTTCGCGCCGGATCCCGCCGGCGAACTGCTGATCGTCGGCGCCGGCGTGCAGGCGCAAACCCATCTGGAAGCGTTCATCGCCGGGCTGCCGGTGCGCAAGGTCTGGCTGCAATCGCGCACGCGCGACAAGGCCGAGGCGCTGGCCGCGCAGGCCCGGCTGCTGGGCGTGGCTGCCGAGGTCGTGGACGGTGTGGCCGCCGTGCTGCCGCGTGTGTCGATGGTCGTCACGGTGACGTCGAGCCGGTCGCCGGTGCTGCCGGACCTCGATAGCGGGTTGTGGAGCGATCGGCACTTCGTGGCCGCCGTGGGCGCGTTCCGGCCCGACATGTGCGAGCTGCCGCCGCAGTTGTGTCGCACCGCTTCGGCCGCCGGCCGGCTGCTTGCGGACACGCTGTTCGGCATCGAGGACGAGGCGGGCGACCTGCTGCAGGCCGGCATCGACTGGCAGACCGTGCAGCCGTTCGAGACCGCCATCCTGCAGGCCGACGCGCTGCGGGCGCGCGCCGGCAGTCCGCTGGTGTTCAAGAGCGTCGGCTATGCGCTCTGGGACCTCGCCGCCTGCATCCTCGCCAGCGGCAGGTGA